From Lycium ferocissimum isolate CSIRO_LF1 chromosome 12, AGI_CSIRO_Lferr_CH_V1, whole genome shotgun sequence, one genomic window encodes:
- the LOC132039134 gene encoding aspartic proteinase CDR1-like, with amino-acid sequence MVEFVFLVAFLLLQNCVITPGYASHRHERLVLKIIHYESVNSPFYNPNFTPDDRVKRMNERSETRISDLMTVSNYLKKDADEIQIKPAYTSQFLVPLKIGTPPVEQLLTMDTGSLLLWVHCGYTIGGELSQAPLYDNAKSSTYAEDVYCGTPMCDLMTLRGRCGKLSKICEYFVIYGKGKSKGHLASEVVSFQETNGTEVIIKRLIFGCSMYSYGADGCSGILGLGQRGVSFLSQQNYTGFSYCIGNIYDVEYDSNTLILGGKPIVEGESTPMFMIIGKYYITLERISVGDKFIDIDPNTFKRVDLKGGMLVDTGASSTYLPTIAFKKLKEEIRSVIGTTLEEYKSHRNPEGLCYHGVVTRDLQGLPTIAFHFAENAKMELTAENLFHQSKAHDHFCLSVRDSETQNLPFSILGVWAQQFFYIAFDFNSMRMFFTRIDCDRLLD; translated from the coding sequence ATGGTGGAATTTGTGTTTCTAGTAGCATTCCTGTTATTACAAAATTGTGTAATCACACCCGGTTATGCATCTCATCGTCATGAGAGGCTAGTTTTGAAAATCATTCACTATGAATCTGTCAACTCACCTTTTTACAATCCAAATTTCACACCTGATGATCGTGTGAAAAGAATGAATGAAAGATCAGAGACTCGTATTTCAGATCTAATgactgtctcaaattatctgaaAAAAGATGCCGATGAAATTCAGATCAAGCCAGCCTATACCTCCCAGTTTCTTGTTCCATTAAAGATTGGCACACCTCCTGTAGAACAACTTCTTACCATGGATACTGGTAGTTTATTACTTTGGGTCCATTGTGGCTATACCATTGGTGGTGAACTCTCGCAAGCTCCATTATACGACAACGCAAAATCTTCAACTTATGCTGAAGATGTGTATTGTGGGACACCAATGTGTGAccttatgactcttagaggaaGATGTGGAAAACTTTCGAAGATATGTGAATATTTCGTTAtttatggaaaaggtaagagTAAGGGACATCTTGCTTCTGAGGTTGTGTCATTTCAGGAAACAAATGGAACCGAAGTGATTATCAAGCGTCTTATTTTTGGATGCTCAATGTATTCTTATGGTGCAGATGGTTGTAGCGGAATCCTTGGACTCGGACAACGAggtgtttcttttctttctcaacAAAATTATACCGGATTTTCATATTGTATCGGTAATATATATGATGTAGAGTATGATTCAAACACATTAATTCTTGGAGGCAAGCCTATAGTGGAAGGTGAGTCCACTCCCATGTTTATGATTATAGGCAAATACTACATTACTTTAGAAAGAATCAGCGTTGGTGACAAGTTTATTGACATTGATCCAAACACATTCAAGAGGGTCGATCTCAAAGGTGGCATGCTTGTTGATACAGGGGCCTCTTCTACTTATTTGCCTACGATAGCattcaagaaattgaaggaGGAAATTAGATCTGTGATTGGTACGACCTTGGAAGAATATAAAAGCCATCGTAATCCAGAAGGGCTTTGTTACCATGGAGTTGTCACTCGGGATCTTCAAGGCTTACCAACTATAGCATTTCATTTTGCTGAAAATGCTAAAATGGAGCTAACTGCTGAAAATTTGTTTCACCAGTCTAAAGCTCATGACCATTTCTGCTTGTCCGTACGAGATTCCGAAACTCAGAATCTTCCTTTTAGCATACTTGGTGTTTGGGCACAACAATTTTTCTATATCGCCTTTGACTTTAACAGCATGAGGATGTTCTTTACAAGGATAGATTGTGACCGCCTATTGGATTGA